One Fulvia fulva chromosome 8, complete sequence DNA window includes the following coding sequences:
- a CDS encoding UBP9-binding protein yields the protein MARKARQRISYVLPLANSAGGHRLGVNGLAVDSANSLLYSGGRDGVICAWDLNLDLENATALDYDAKIPQSQPTTFRNQVQAHTHWINDIALAHSNQALVSASSDVTVKVWRPAATDGMPPQTIGLHSDYVKTLAVPYSTCDWVASGGLDRKISLWDLNGAGQKLSIDVAADEAASMLSKEKGSVYALAATNSLLASGGPESTVRVWDCRTGKRVTKLVGHTDNIRDILVSQDGSTILTASSDRTVKVWSTIAGRCMFTLTMHDASVWSLFSSDPDLSIFYSSDKTGLIAKTDTRNTIELDEGLSVAVGQEHEGVHKVVTAGDCIWTATSRPSINRWRDVNTDNAEIEVPENYNTHRLSSATARSRYPSPPTKDSFSPMARAPTGKRQIPLKHALRLSNTAYFPTPLVEAGEANGITGGRRSTLETLNQDTVHSQPVRAQPELSVEGQNGLIKHVMLNDRKRVLTLDTAGEVVMWDLLKCVPIKSFGKRHLEDVKDEVTTTTAVANWCTVDTRTGSVAVVLEENTCFDAEMYADELDLDANLEFREDQRINLGKWVLRYLFNILISEETKRDEAFRKQLLGNKDQRLQRDNAPSSIQLPQMPMNGWQPDTRSATTPKANGNGAKALQTPGLNIGLATPGAQNSPLLSKTNTNNLPTTADNNFPERSSSQSHRQSGEKGTDYFSTSRIPNTELTTPGATSQPATTPHETHDPSTPTTEGPPKDGETPKKGMFGKKFSMGMSFSGMKKLGKTTTNTEKPAPTEEDKVETESDSHSSKTSNSRQVDDNFLGTIQKIRFAYEDSLQQQMQSQQAAENGLPITAKKIELPSAIAPSLPADTPVLKPPLNTTILIQEDRPEAGGVADLFEGTVGQLGEMADLVERAAPMWLAEVLLRNQIPAKDIVKISFILEPWQNELPSIAADGNNRLNANRMLRARKIMSYVADRIEPASAREEDSEEAHLKPEEYLELWCQNQLVPPTMTLMTIRSHLWRGGGDVVLYYKSNGRKTIRYAPPVQVSSGYPPTNTSAPERENSDAESGAPAVPVNAAAMWVKP from the exons ATGGCTCGTAAGGCCAGGCAGAGGATCAGCTATGTCTTGCCTTTAGCCAATTCCGCCGGCGGTCATCGGCTCGGTGTCAATGGCCTCGCAGTAGACTCTGCCaactcccttctatactctGGTGGTCGCGATGGAGTGATATGTGCTTGGGACCTGAACCTTGATCTTGAGAATGCCACGGCTCTGGACTACGATGCCAAAATCCCGCAGTCCCAGCCGACGACGTTCCGTAATCAAGTTCAAGCCCACACGCATTGGATCAACGACATTGCCTTGGCGCATTCGAATCAGGCACTCGTATCAGCTTCGTCCGATGTCACAGTCAAAGTATGGCGACCCGCAGCTACGGATGGTATGCCGCCGCAGACGATTGGCCTCCACAGCGACTACGTAAAGACACTGGCGGTGCCATACTCGACATGCGACTGGGTAGCAAGTGGTGGGCTCGATCGCAAGATCAGCCTGTGGGATCTTAACGGCGCGGGTCAAAAGCTCAGCATTGATGTTGCCGCTGATGAAGCAGCGAGTATGCTCAGCAAAGAGAAGGGCAGTGTCTACGCATTGGCAGCGACCAACTCATTACTAGCTAGTGGTGGACCAGAGAGCACAGTCAGAGTATGGGACTGCCGGACAGGCAAGAGAGTGACGAAGCTTGTGGGGCACACAGACAACATCCGCGATATTCTTGTCAGCCAGGACGGGTCCACGATCCTGACCGCGAGCAGTGATCGCACTGTCAAGGTATGGAGCACGATCGCGGGACGATGCATGTTCACCTTGACAATGCACGATGCGAGCGTTTGGTCACTATTCTCGTCAGATCCGGACCTCTCCATCTTCTACTCGAGCGATAAGACTGGACTGATCGCGAAGACGGATACCCGAAACACGATCGAGCTAGACGAGGGCTTGTCAGTAGCTGTTGGCCAGGAACATGAAGGCGTGCACAAAGTTGTCACAGCTGGCGACTGCATATGGACGGCGACCAGCAGACCGAGCATCAACAGGTGGCGCGATGTCAACACCGATAATGCCGAGATCGAAGTGCCGGAGAACTACAACACACATAGGCTGAGCTCAGCGACTGCCAGGTCGAGATACCCCAGCCCGCCCACGAAAGACAGCTTTAGTCCCATGGCAAGGGCGCCTACAGGCAAGAGACAGATACCTTTGAAGCACGCATTACGGTTGAGCAATACAGCGTACTTTCCTACCCCGCTAGTAGAGGCTGGTGAGGCCAACGGCATTACCGGTGGACGAAGGTCGACACTGGAGACACTGAACCAGGATACCGTACATTCACAGCCAGTTCGAGCGCAACCGGAGCTTTCGGTAGAGGGTCAAAATGGTCTCATCAAGCATGTAATGCTTAACGATCGGAAACGCGTGCTGACGCTGGATACTGCTGGTGAAGTCGTGATGTGGGATCTGCTCAAATGTGTGCCTATCAAGTCATTTGGGAAACGTCATCTCGAAGACGTGAAAGACGAAGTCACGACAACCACGGCTGTGGCAAACTGGTGTACTGTCGACACAAGGACCGGGAGCGTGGCTGTTGTACTCGAGGAGAACACTTGCTTCGATGCCGAAATGTATGCTGACGAGCTGGACCTAGACGCGAATCTAGAGTTCAGAGAAGACCAGCGTATCAACCTTGGAAAGTGGGTCTTGCGTTATCTGTTCAATATACTGATCAGTGAGGAAACCAAACGCGACGAGGCCTTCCGGAAACAACTTTTAGGCAACAAAGATCAACGACTCCAACGGGACAATGCTCCCTCGAGTATACAATTGCCGCAGATGCCCATGAATGGGTGGCAACCGGATACACGCTCTGCCACCACCCCTAAGGCCAATGGCAATGGCGCCAAAGCTCTGCAGACTCCAGGCCTGAACATCGGGCTAGCGACCCCAGGTGCACAAAACTCACCCCTCCTTAGCAAGACCAACACAAACAATCTGCCGACCACGGCGGACAACAATTTTCCGGAGCGCTCGTCTTCGCAGTCACATCGTCAATCAGGCGAAAAAGGCACCGACTACTTCTCCACGTCACGAATACCGAACACCGAGCTCACCACGCCTGGAGCAACATCACAGCCAGCGACTACACCACATGAGACACATGATCCATCCACTCCTACAACAGAAGGACCTCCCAAAGATGGTGAGACCCCGAAGAAGGGTATGTTTGGCAAGAAGTTCAGCATGGGCATGTCGTTTAGTGGAATGAAGAAGTTGGGCAAGACCACCACAAACACCGAGAAGCCTGCTCCCACGGAAGAAGACAAAGTTGAGACTGAGTCGGATTCTCATTCAAGTAAGACGAGCAATAGCCGTCAAGTGGACGACAACTTCCTTGGCACAATCCAGAAGATCCGCTTTGCTTACGAGGACTCTTTGCAACAACAAATGCAAAGTCAACAAGCTGCAGAGAATGGTCTGCCCATCACAGCTAAGAAGATCGAGCTACCATCCGCCATCGCTCCATCATTACCTGCCGATACTCCCGTGCTGAAGCCACCACTCAATACTACGATCCTCATCCAAGAAGATCGTCCTGAGGCCGGTGGTGTCGCTGATCTCTTCGAGGGCACAGTCGGTCAGCTGGGTGAGATGGCAGATCTGGTGGAAAGAGCTGCGCCGATGTGGCTCGCAGAAGTACTCCTCCGCAACCAAATCCCGGCGAAGGATATTGTCAAGATCAGTTTCATCCTGGAACCGTGGCAGAACGAACTTCCCTCAATCGCGGCTGATGGCAACAACAGGCTTAATGCGAATAGGATGCTTAGAGCCAGAAAGATCATGTCCTACGTCGCCGACCGGATCGAGCCGGCGTCTGCGCGGGAGGAGGACAGTGAGGAGGCACATCTAAAGCCGGAGGAATACCTCGAACTGTGGTGTCAAAATCAA CTCGTTCCTCCGACCATGACACTTATGACGATACGATCGCATCTCTGGCGCGGTGGCGGCGATGTTGTGTTATACTACAAGTCTAATGGCAGGAAGACTATACGGTACGCACCACCAGTCCAGGTCAGCTCCGGCTACCCACCTACGAATACGTCAGCGCCCGAACGAGAGAATAGTGATGCTGAGTCGGGCGCACCTGCTGTTCCGGTCAATGCTGCAGCTATGTGGGTGAAGCCCTGA
- a CDS encoding Non-reducing polyketide synthase PKS1 encodes MSTTTTTYTYLSASCQQVLESRLDSIPGTKVVVRSCMGDPRLSPTIIDHKCNGTVLTPSGLYADMAVEVGKHVWRHHRGQTAGLPGFNVCDLEVHKPTIVKDPTKIDEHWLEVETTASIPAGTRGDILDAVLKCAFYSITADGKRTQENGHCSVRFEWYYGWLSEWSNEAATINNRINTLHERGNKGGDSNIQIINKSRTYKLFQSFVDYTGKYQNMSEVVYDSATLEATSLLTFLADPATDCTGPYYLDGSCHISGFVANAVEKDKDKNAFISNGVSAMKLSPRFDPAKKGSVIRNYVQMKQLETDKTVLEGDVYILQDGEIVGVWESVRFKKIPRKVLNVFLQPPKK; translated from the coding sequence ATGTCAACCACTACCACTACCTACACGTACCTATCGGCATCATGCCAGCAAGTCCTCGAATCGAGACTTGACTCCATTCCAGGCACTAAGGTCGTCGTCCGCTCTTGCATGGGCGATCCGCGCCTCAGCCCGACGATCATCGACCACAAGTGCAATGGCACTGTTCTCACACCATCTGGCCTGTACGCAGATATGGCCGTGGAAGTTGGCAAGCACGTCTGGAGACATCATCGTGGTCAAACGGCTGGGCTCCCTGGCTTCAATGTCTGCGATCTGGAAGTACACAAGCCGACCATTGTTAAGGACCCGACCAAGATCGATGAACATTGGCTTGAGGTTGAGACTACTGCTTCGATTCCTGCTGGCACACGCGGCGACATCCTTGACGCTGTACTGAAGTGCGCCTTCTATAGCATCACAGCTGACGGGAAACGCACTCAAGAGAACGGCCACTGCTCCGTCCGCTTCGAATGGTACTATGGCTGGCTCTCAGAATGGTCCAACGAAGCCGCCACGATCAACAATCGCATCAACACGCTGCACGAACGTGGCAACAAGGGCGGTGACAGTAATATCCAAATCATCAACAAATCCCGGACTTACAAGCTCTTTCAGTCCTTCGTTGACTACACAGGCAAATACCAAAACATGTCCGAGGTAGTATACGACTCAGCTACCCTCGAAGCGACATCACTCCTCACCTTCCTCGCGGATCCAGCAACAGACTGCACAGGTCCATACTACCTCGATGGATCCTGCCACATCTCCGGCTTCGTTGCTAACGCTGTGGAGAAGGACAAGGACAAAAATGCGTTCATATCGAATGGTGTCAGTGCTATGAAGCTATCGCCGCGCTTCGATCCTGCCAAGAAGGGTAGTGTCATTAGGAACTACGTGCAGATGAAGCAATTGGAGACGGATAAAACGGTTCTGGAGGGGGATGTCTATATCCTCCAGGACGGCGAGATTGTGGGTGTATGGGAGAGCGTGAGGTTCAAGAAGATTCCGAGGAAGGTGTTGAATGTGTTCTTGCAGCCGCCGAAGAAGTGA
- a CDS encoding Putative NADPH dehydrogenase, with translation MAPTIYNAPVPGVPYFSPHHKPSPGTPFDPTAKVPTLFKPLQIRGTTLRNRILVAPMCQYSTAESGPQIGALTPYHIATLGHYALKGASLVFIEASGVQPNGRISPNCPGIWSDAQIDGVKALADFVHAQGALCGLQLAHAGRKASTMPPFIAAQVKKASVKATKEAGGWLGDVVGPSGGEESVWDESGEGYYPPRELSVKEIEALVKDWTAAAVRAVRAGVDVLEVHGAHGYLIHQFLSPVTNRRTDRYGGSFENRTRLLIGIIEAIRAVIPSSMPLFLRLSSTEWLEDTEVGKKFGSWKVEDTISLAKIVSDLGVDLLDVSSGGNHPQQRINMFNSKDYQTKIAAQIRRELRAANKSLLIGAVGLITEAEQARDILEDREGREVKEDSIKQEAEVAKAMTETSRDGNEPMADIILVARQFMREPEWVLKVAWRLGVDIAWPSQFLRVRFPKL, from the coding sequence ATGGCTCCAACCATATACAACGCCCCCGTCCCCGGCGTACCCTACTTCTCCCCCCACCACAAACCCTCCCCAGGCACCCCCTTCGACCCCACCGCCAAAGTTCCAACCCTCTTCAAACCGCTCCAAATCCGCGGCACAACCCTCCGCAACCGCATCCTAGTCGCCCCAATGTGCCAATACAGCACCGCAGAATCCGGGCCCCAAATCGGAGCCCTAACTCCCTACCACATCGCCACGCTAGGCCATTACGCTCTCAAAGGTGCCTCCCTCGTCTTCATTGAAGCGTCCGGTGTCCAGCCTAATGGGAGGATATCCCCGAATTGCCCTGGAATCTGGAGCGATGCGCAGATCGATGGGGTCAAGGCGCTGGCAGATTTCGTCCATGCGCAGGGGGCGCTTTGTGGGTTGCAGTTGGCGCACGCGGGGAGGAAGGCGAGTACGATGCCGCCGTTCATCGCGGCCCAGGTGAAGAAGGCGAGTGTGAAGGCTACGAAGGAGGCGGGAGGGTGGCTGGGTGATGTGGTGGGTCCCAGTGGTGGGGAGGAGTCTGTGTGGGATGAGAGTGGGGAGGGGTATTATCCACCAAGGGAGTTGAGCGTCAAGGAGATTGAGGCGTTGGTGAAGGATTGGACTGCTGCTGCGGTGAGGGCTGTGAGGGCGGGGGTTGATGTGTTGGAGGTTCATGGGGCGCATGGATATCTTATTCATCAGTTCCTCAGCCCCGTCACGAACCGTCGAACAGACCGGTACGGCGGGTCTTTCGAGAATCGCACTCGCCTCCTGATCGGAATCATCGAGGCGATCAGAGCGGTGATCCCAAGCTCAATGCCCCTCTTCCTGCGCCTAAGCTCGACAGAGTGGTTGGAAGATACCGAAGTCGGGAAAAAATTCGGAAGCTGGAAAGTCGAAGACACGATCTCTCTTGCAAAGATCGTCTCAGACCTTGGCGTGGATCTTCTCGATGTGTCCAGTGGTGGCAACCATCCGCAGCAAAGAATCAATATGTTCAACTCCAAGGACTACCAAACGAAGATTGCTGCGCAGATTCGACGGGAGCTTCGCGCAGCAAACAAATCGCTTCTCATCGGTGCTGTGGGCTTGATTACGGAGGCTGAACAAGCCCGCGATATCCTCGAGGACCGCGAGGGACGAGAAGTGAAAGAAGACAGTATCAAGCAAGAAGCCGAAGTAGCAAAAGCCATGACGGAGACAAGTCGTGATGGGAATGAACCTATGGCGGATATTATCTTAGTGGCGCGGCAGTTCATGAGGGAGCCAGAGTGGGTGTTGAAGGTAGCGTGGCGGTTGGGGGTGGATATTGCGTGGCCGTCACAGTTTTTGAGAGTGAGGTTCCCGAAGTTGTAG